The genomic stretch CAGTCTAAAGTACatgattttaaaatcagCTTCGCCgtgaaagagaaaaataaaaaagacaaTGATCATTCCTTTCATTTACATTTCGTGGCTATATCACCCTTCTTTTACATTGTTCATTTAGCAAACTAACTTTCAATAGACCTGTTGCCGTTCTTATTCTATACGGCTTTATTCTTCAACATAAACCaagaatttttattaatgacacaccaagaaaatttttgagATACCCCGGATTATTTCTGTTGCTATAATGGCTGCAATATTGTGGCTCAGCTTGTGGCTAGATAAATTGCTGATAAGTTGTAGTATGTATAGTTAGCTTGTACGCAAACAAGAACCATTAATAGAATTTTTCGTAGTTACGATATCACTTCAACATTTGATTGCTAATTATATTAATTTGTGATACAGCCTGGTTTTTAGGTTGTTCTTTCTTGATATAACTAAGCAAAATGAACTATGTTATGACAAGcatgaattgaattgcaAAGATTGGATCTATCAGTTTTTCCTAATTATCTTCAATGGAAATTTAAGGGTCATgccaaattgattaataatctCAAGTGTCAAACACTCAACTGATATTTTTACAAGTGGTCATACTTCTTTATTGACATAATTGATCATTGgtacaaaaataaaataaatatgaaTTATACTCTAAAAATCTAAACATTTATACTATAAAAAGTGTACACAACCATGGATATACAACTGGTTCTAAAGAAAATTATATCAACATTACTGATGTCTTTTTTCTTAGTTTTTTCCTGGTAACACAGTGTTGAGGAAATTGACTACACTTATAGTAGCAAAATATTTCCTcttattgattgaattgagTTTCAACGTAGGTTCCAGCTTCAATTTGCCAATCAATGAATGATCAAAATATAAGTAATCATGAGGGCCCCAAGGAACAATGGTAATATCAACATAAGCTGAATTTGCATCGTTTCTAATATATCTATGAGCTTTGGGATCAAATTCACCATTAGAGTCTTTGAAATCCAACTTATCAATAGGATAATCCAAAACACATTTACTCCATTCCAAAATATCGTCACGGAAAGTTTCATGTTCTCCAGCAAGTACAAATACAGAATGACCTGGTTGCTTATAAGTTGAAATATCATCCCAATCTTTTGGATCATATGGACAATTCCCAGGAGATACCGTTAAAGAATTGAGTTTTGTATCACCAAGAATATGTTTGTATAAATCAGCACTTGAAAATGTATCAAAGTGAAGCATATCAActtttgaataattataatatgaATGTCCTGGTGTATTTTGATAAGTTTCTGCAATCAATTTAACCCAAGGACTAATTAAAACACAACTTTTAGGATACGGCAAATTAACGCTATTGGATAATCTTAAATATTGAGTGAAAGTTACAGCTAAATTACCACCAGCAGAGTCACCCATTAATAAAAGATTCTCAGCTCCATTTTTAACCAAATTGGAATACGTTTCAACTAATTGAGATAACTGGTGGGGAATTGGATAACCTTGACAAGTCAAATTATAATCCAATACTAAAATGGATAAATTTTCACGTTTGGAAGCATCCAATAGATAATATGTTGTCACCATcgattcaatttgttgagGAACAATACCAAGAAAATAGCCACCACCAtgtaaataaatcaataccGGATCATCGGGTTTCCTGTTTGGTTTCTCAACAATCCAATAACTTTGCTTATCAAATTTCTTACCATAATTTGGTAATTTCGAAGTTAACGAAGAATCTAATTTACCAACTACGCTATTCATAACAAATCCAGTAGACATTAATGCGAAAATATGAACATCATCCTTCG from Candida albicans SC5314 chromosome 5, complete sequence encodes the following:
- a CDS encoding uncharacterized protein (Ortholog of Candida albicans WO-1 : CAWG_04810), which codes for MYKDDLSNSLKMILYRTLIDFPKDDVHIFALMSTGFVMNSVVGKLDSSLTSKLPNYGKKFDKQSYWIVEKPNRKPDDPVLIYLHGGGYFLGIVPQQIESMVTTYYLLDASKRENLSILVLDYNLTCQGYPIPHQLSQLVETYSNLVKNGAENLLLMGDSAGGNLAVTFTQYLRLSNSVNLPYPKSCVLISPWVKLIAETYQNTPGHSYYNYSKVDMLHFDTFSSADLYKHILGDTKLNSLTVSPGNCPYDPKDWDDISTYKQPGHSVFVLAGEHETFRDDILEWSKCVLDYPIDKLDFKDSNGEFDPKAHRYIRNDANSAYVDITIVPWGPHDYLYFDHSLIGKLKSEPTLKLNSINKRKYFATISVVNFLNTVLPGKN